From the genome of Pseudomonas sp. AB6, one region includes:
- a CDS encoding LysR family transcriptional regulator yields MPRDWAPAITSSLVPASRASSASVTTSTGLRYPHVAALHPRARLGSFSAAARESGLAQPQVSRMIAELVRGCFHAPPEPWFRPKRASNF; encoded by the coding sequence ATGCCACGCGACTGGGCGCCGGCGATAACTTCATCGTTGGTGCCCGCTTCAAGGGCGTCCAGCGCGTCAGTGACCACTTCAACTGGGCTGAGATATCCTCACGTTGCGGCTTTACACCCGCGTGCCCGCCTTGGGAGTTTCTCGGCAGCCGCTCGCGAGAGCGGGCTTGCGCAGCCTCAGGTCTCCCGGATGATTGCGGAGCTGGTGCGCGGCTGCTTTCACGCACCACCCGAACCGTGGTTCCGACCGAAGCGGGCATCGAATTTCTGA
- a CDS encoding TorF family putative porin — MPHARCYALIVSTLLVCQTVAAQVIVRDLGDFSLKLGTTPSRSMAQGLVTPTSGGSTFHGGLDLTHDSGFYVGQWSPHAGIAPQSSLEVDSYMGFKKPFDKTLGYELGVIRYSYPNTDQIDSHELYAGFQVFDSRIGTAFSNDAGRQDSTLFLDLGGIAPLGVDLRMQYGNHQLDTPTLIEDGGMVSTYKDWSFNVSRPLMGMNMNLVYSGSSLTGANCSAYSGHNSECETTVTLKVVRSFF; from the coding sequence ATGCCTCATGCTCGCTGTTACGCGCTGATTGTCAGCACTTTGCTCGTTTGCCAGACGGTCGCGGCGCAGGTCATTGTCCGAGACCTCGGCGACTTTAGCCTTAAACTCGGAACCACGCCCAGCCGTAGTATGGCTCAAGGTCTCGTCACGCCTACGAGTGGTGGCTCAACATTCCACGGCGGTCTAGACCTGACGCATGACAGTGGCTTTTACGTTGGTCAGTGGTCACCCCACGCAGGCATCGCCCCGCAAAGTTCACTCGAAGTAGATTCCTACATGGGCTTTAAAAAGCCGTTCGACAAAACATTGGGCTATGAATTGGGGGTCATTCGGTACAGCTATCCCAACACCGACCAGATTGATAGCCATGAGCTTTATGCTGGCTTCCAGGTTTTCGATTCCCGCATAGGTACCGCGTTCAGTAACGACGCCGGACGCCAAGACAGTACGCTGTTTCTCGACCTGGGTGGCATTGCACCTCTGGGAGTCGATTTGCGCATGCAATACGGCAATCACCAACTCGACACGCCAACCTTGATTGAAGACGGAGGCATGGTGAGCACATACAAAGACTGGTCGTTCAACGTTTCGCGCCCGTTGATGGGCATGAACATGAACCTGGTGTATAGCGGCTCAAGCCTCACTGGCGCCAATTGCAGTGCGTACAGCGGTCATAACTCCGAGTGCGAAACCACGGTTACGCTCAAAGTAGTACGCTCGTTTTTTTGA
- a CDS encoding M15 family metallopeptidase, whose translation MELAEVDANARKHLLLPIAAEAWRQLKFSAGSCGVDIHIISAFRSVERQAEIIKRKLDSGLSIETILAVSAPPFFSEHHTGCAVDIGTCGSVALEREFEETLAFKWLEKNAGSFGFQMSYPINNAAGYGYEPWHWRFRQG comes from the coding sequence TTGGAGCTTGCCGAAGTTGATGCTAACGCAAGAAAGCACCTGTTACTGCCCATCGCTGCAGAGGCGTGGCGACAGTTGAAGTTTTCCGCCGGTAGTTGTGGTGTGGATATTCACATTATTTCGGCGTTCAGAAGCGTTGAGCGGCAGGCGGAAATAATAAAAAGGAAACTAGACTCGGGTTTGAGTATTGAAACCATTCTTGCGGTTTCGGCTCCTCCCTTCTTCAGCGAGCACCACACGGGTTGCGCTGTTGATATAGGAACTTGCGGAAGCGTTGCACTAGAGCGTGAATTCGAAGAGACGTTGGCTTTTAAATGGTTAGAAAAAAACGCGGGATCATTCGGCTTTCAGATGTCTTACCCGATCAACAATGCTGCCGGCTATGGGTACGAGCCTTGGCATTGGAGATTTAGACAAGGTTGA
- the yghU gene encoding glutathione-dependent disulfide-bond oxidoreductase, whose protein sequence is MSKASYVPPKVWKNNAPSGGQFASINRPVAGPTHDKVLPIGKHPLQLYSLATPNGVKVTILLEELLALGHTDAEYDAWLIRINDGDQFSSGFVAINPNSKIPALLDHSVEPAIRVFESGSILLYLAEKFGAFLPTDVAGRTETLNWLFWQMGAAPYLGGGFGHFYAYAPEKLEYPINRFSMETKRQLDVLDRRLGESAYLAGNGYTIADIAVWAWYGQLVRGNLYSAAEFLSVQEYTHLQRWAEEIANRPAVIRGCRVNRPWGDEASQVPERHQAEDLG, encoded by the coding sequence ATGAGCAAAGCGTCCTATGTTCCACCGAAGGTCTGGAAAAACAACGCGCCATCTGGCGGCCAGTTCGCCAGCATCAACCGCCCGGTTGCGGGACCAACCCACGATAAGGTGTTGCCCATTGGAAAACACCCGCTGCAGCTCTACTCATTGGCCACGCCCAATGGCGTGAAGGTAACTATCCTGCTCGAAGAGCTACTGGCGCTTGGGCATACCGACGCCGAGTACGATGCGTGGCTGATCCGTATTAACGACGGCGACCAGTTCTCCAGCGGTTTTGTCGCCATCAACCCCAACTCAAAAATCCCGGCCTTGCTGGATCACAGCGTGGAGCCGGCGATTCGAGTCTTTGAGTCTGGGTCGATTTTGCTTTACCTGGCGGAAAAATTCGGTGCCTTCCTGCCCACCGATGTGGCCGGGCGCACGGAAACTCTGAATTGGCTTTTCTGGCAGATGGGTGCAGCGCCGTACCTGGGTGGGGGCTTTGGGCATTTCTACGCTTATGCACCGGAAAAGCTTGAATACCCAATCAATCGCTTCAGCATGGAGACTAAGCGTCAATTGGATGTCCTTGACCGCCGCCTTGGTGAAAGTGCCTATTTGGCGGGGAATGGCTATACCATCGCTGACATCGCAGTCTGGGCCTGGTACGGCCAATTGGTGCGGGGCAACCTGTATTCGGCTGCCGAGTTTCTGTCTGTGCAGGAGTACACCCATCTGCAACGCTGGGCAGAAGAAATCGCCAACCGGCCTGCGGTCATCCGTGGCTGTCGAGTCAACCGGCCATGGGGCGATGAAGCAAGCCAAGTGCCGGAGCGGCATCAGGCTGAAGATTTAGGCTGA
- a CDS encoding carbonic anhydrase, translating to MIIGCVDPRVDPMDVLKLAPGEAAVIRNVGGRGNPALFGMMAILGTVSRVAGAQVGHGWNLIVLHHTDCGISGCYHHAPELLAKYMGVEEHQLEALQIDDPYKAVEIDVAALKANPNLPGGITVTGLVYDVAIGRIDTVVPAGLLRGSRVVVSMWNCARCLGRSHDRARAQSGFTYKGAINAKPNHAQIHPPHRRIPWP from the coding sequence ATGATCATCGGCTGCGTCGACCCTCGGGTCGACCCCATGGACGTGCTCAAACTCGCGCCCGGCGAGGCCGCCGTTATCCGCAACGTGGGCGGCCGCGGGAACCCGGCGCTGTTCGGAATGATGGCCATTCTTGGCACCGTCTCGCGGGTTGCTGGCGCGCAGGTGGGTCATGGCTGGAACCTGATCGTCTTGCACCACACCGACTGCGGCATATCCGGTTGCTATCACCACGCCCCTGAGTTGTTGGCGAAATACATGGGCGTCGAAGAACACCAGCTTGAGGCGCTGCAGATCGACGATCCGTATAAAGCGGTCGAGATAGACGTCGCCGCACTGAAAGCCAACCCGAATTTGCCGGGTGGAATTACCGTGACAGGGCTTGTTTACGACGTGGCTATCGGGCGAATTGATACGGTAGTACCGGCAGGGTTGCTTCGGGGGAGTAGGGTTGTTGTCTCGATGTGGAACTGCGCTCGATGTTTAGGGCGGAGTCACGACCGAGCCCGCGCTCAATCAGGTTTCACGTACAAGGGAGCCATCAATGCAAAACCCAACCATGCCCAAATCCATCCTCCTCATCGGCGCATCCCGTGGCCTTGA
- a CDS encoding chloride channel protein, with protein MRYIFAPLRGRFTSARWRTRLTLWTAATIAGLSVVLFAKLADQALALFATVTTGRSWLPFLLTPLLGMLVVFLTQRFFPGSQGSGIPQVIAATRLVANGKPITKLISLRIALGKIGLGTLALTGGFSAGREGPSVQVAASIMHAAHRFLPHTRVVRVQDLILAGGAAGIAAAFNTPLAGIAFAVEELGRKLETRTSGVLLSTIILSGMIAIGLQGNYNYFGRLDVDAVTRQIIVPVLALGVFCGLLGGLFSRLLLLPQRYRKNVVWKWRDMHPVWFAGICGLVVASLGWVSGGISFGSGYGVATQIINHGQSIPWYAAATRFLATLATYFSGIPGGIFAPSLAVGASLGANVAELFNLAPQPIIALCMAGFLAAVTQSPITSAIIVMEMIDSHGMVISLMGIALISRAVSSRFGPELYQQLALGFLQSSQREQTAPKVTAAVLDAHFK; from the coding sequence ATGAGATACATATTTGCACCGTTGCGCGGACGTTTTACGTCTGCCCGTTGGCGAACTCGCTTGACGCTTTGGACCGCAGCCACGATAGCCGGTTTATCGGTGGTTCTCTTCGCCAAGCTTGCTGATCAGGCGTTGGCTCTCTTTGCCACCGTTACAACCGGTCGCAGCTGGCTTCCCTTTCTGCTTACACCTCTGCTCGGCATGTTGGTGGTATTTCTCACTCAACGCTTTTTCCCGGGCAGCCAAGGCAGCGGTATTCCTCAGGTGATCGCGGCAACGCGGTTGGTAGCCAACGGAAAACCGATAACCAAACTGATTTCGTTGCGTATCGCTCTAGGCAAGATTGGTCTTGGTACGTTGGCGCTGACGGGCGGATTTTCAGCCGGCCGAGAAGGCCCCTCGGTGCAGGTGGCCGCGTCCATCATGCACGCGGCGCACCGCTTTTTACCTCACACTCGGGTTGTCAGGGTTCAAGACTTGATTCTTGCCGGAGGTGCAGCAGGCATTGCTGCGGCATTCAACACTCCTTTGGCAGGCATCGCTTTTGCGGTGGAAGAGCTGGGTCGCAAACTAGAAACACGTACCAGTGGGGTGCTTTTAAGCACGATTATCCTGTCCGGGATGATTGCCATTGGCTTGCAGGGGAACTACAACTACTTCGGCCGATTGGATGTCGACGCCGTAACGCGACAGATCATTGTGCCAGTGCTTGCCTTGGGCGTGTTCTGCGGTTTATTGGGAGGACTCTTCAGTCGCTTATTGCTGCTGCCCCAGCGATATCGGAAAAACGTGGTTTGGAAATGGAGAGACATGCACCCCGTCTGGTTCGCAGGCATCTGCGGCCTAGTGGTTGCGTCATTGGGATGGGTCAGTGGAGGTATTTCTTTCGGCAGCGGTTACGGCGTCGCTACTCAGATCATTAACCATGGACAAAGCATTCCTTGGTACGCCGCCGCTACTCGGTTTTTGGCCACCCTGGCGACCTATTTTTCCGGTATTCCTGGCGGCATCTTTGCACCGTCTCTCGCAGTAGGGGCTTCGTTAGGAGCAAACGTCGCCGAGCTTTTCAATTTGGCCCCGCAACCCATCATTGCGTTGTGCATGGCTGGATTCCTTGCCGCCGTCACTCAATCGCCCATCACCTCGGCGATCATTGTGATGGAAATGATCGACAGTCACGGCATGGTTATCAGCCTGATGGGCATCGCGCTTATCTCGAGAGCCGTCAGCTCGCGATTCGGACCTGAGTTATATCAGCAACTGGCACTTGGCTTTCTGCAATCCTCTCAACGTGAACAAACGGCACCCAAGGTCACTGCCGCCGTACTCGACGCTCACTTTAAGTAA
- a CDS encoding LysR substrate-binding domain-containing protein: MRRVIVASPGYLARHGTPDTPADIEHHRIIGGSAGAQISSWQFERDGKVSSITLNPQVSINDTAGALAAATGGLGITSTTS, encoded by the coding sequence ATGCGCCGTGTGATCGTGGCCTCTCCCGGCTACCTCGCGCGCCACGGCACACCGGACACCCCAGCCGACATCGAGCACCATCGAATCATCGGCGGCTCGGCCGGTGCACAAATCTCTTCGTGGCAATTTGAGCGCGACGGCAAGGTTTCATCTATCACGCTTAACCCCCAGGTCTCGATCAATGACACCGCAGGGGCGCTAGCGGCAGCAACAGGAGGCTTGGGGATTACATCCACCACGTCGTGA
- a CDS encoding LysR substrate-binding domain-containing protein, whose protein sequence is MEPILAAVDDAQNSVRETGELRGLLRIGMPSTMGIRVVLPKLSAFTERHPLLHIELLHEDQWQDMVKEAVDVGIRVGNLPDLPVPPGRLERCAV, encoded by the coding sequence ATGGAACCGATTCTCGCGGCCGTCGATGACGCGCAGAACAGCGTGCGGGAAACCGGAGAGCTACGTGGCCTGCTCCGCATCGGGATGCCGTCAACGATGGGTATCCGCGTCGTGCTGCCCAAGTTGTCTGCGTTTACTGAACGTCATCCGCTGCTGCACATCGAGCTGCTGCATGAAGATCAGTGGCAGGACATGGTCAAAGAAGCTGTCGACGTCGGCATCCGCGTGGGCAACTTGCCGGACTTGCCGGTACCGCCCGGCAGATTGGAACGATGCGCCGTGTGA
- a CDS encoding GNAT family N-acetyltransferase: MSMITLFQMPPPEPIKDQILKMVVDYLTDISMVAIAPSNPLYSLYQYGIGFEVHLYLNAMDGSKGIPVELIVALDVEDTSKVLGFLLYLPVTDDPDACAVPYMAVCATHRRQGIARSMLQELLGRYPHAELACTAAKVPYFESMGFQVLTARGPQIVMNTRDHGTSGLLAVLDVAPIYSSLEVRQIHLYLLKQHGKKAMEEAEKKRDRHLDQMTRQATALVIERRAAVL, encoded by the coding sequence ATGTCCATGATCACCCTTTTTCAAATGCCGCCGCCTGAACCCATTAAAGACCAGATATTGAAGATGGTTGTGGACTACCTAACTGACATCAGCATGGTGGCCATCGCGCCGAGTAATCCGCTTTACAGCCTTTATCAATACGGCATCGGCTTCGAGGTCCATCTTTACCTGAATGCAATGGACGGATCAAAAGGCATTCCCGTCGAATTAATCGTGGCGCTGGATGTTGAGGATACTTCTAAGGTCTTAGGTTTCTTGCTGTATTTACCGGTGACAGATGATCCCGATGCCTGCGCCGTGCCATACATGGCCGTGTGTGCGACTCATAGACGTCAAGGCATTGCCCGCTCGATGCTCCAGGAATTGCTCGGTCGGTACCCACACGCTGAACTGGCCTGCACCGCTGCCAAAGTGCCGTATTTCGAGTCTATGGGCTTTCAGGTATTGACCGCCCGCGGCCCACAGATTGTCATGAACACCCGTGATCACGGTACGAGCGGGTTGCTGGCGGTGCTGGACGTCGCACCGATTTATAGCTCGCTGGAAGTTCGGCAGATTCATTTGTATTTGCTGAAACAACACGGAAAAAAAGCGATGGAAGAGGCTGAAAAAAAACGCGACCGACACCTTGATCAGATGACGCGCCAAGCGACGGCGCTTGTGATTGAACGGCGCGCTGCCGTCTTATGA